The following nucleotide sequence is from Bacteroidota bacterium.
TAGAAAAGATTTTCGGGTGTTTTTTTTGTTACTTTTCCATAGTTATCAACAACACACAGGCGAATCGGCAGGCATGTTGTATTTTTGGGATTCAAAGCTCTTTTAAATCCCCGCTCGCATGTTCCTGATTTTCGATACCGAAACCACCGGTCTGCCCCGCGACTACAAAGCTCCCCTGACCGATTCCGACAACTGGCCCCGCATGGTACAAATTGCCTGGCAATTGCACGACAAAACCGGTGCGCTCGTCGAAGCAAAAAGTTACATTGTAAAACCCGAAGGTTATCAAATACCTTTTCAGGCAGCAAAAGTGCATGGCATTACCACCGAAAAGGCTTTGCGCGACGGACTTGAACTGGCTTGGGTGCTCGAAGAATTCAATGCTATACTCGAAAAGACCGAATTTGTAATAGGCCATAACGTAGAATTTGACCTCAGCATTGTCGGTGCTGAATTTTTACGCAAAAACATAGTAACCCCGCTGCATAAACTGACTTCGGTGGATACAAAAGACGAAAGCACCGACTTTTGTGCTTTGCCCGGCGGAAGGGGTGGTAAATTCAAATGGCCCAACCTGGGCGAACTCCATCAGAAATTGTTTGACGAAGGTTTCGACGAAGCCCACAATGCCATGGCCGATGTGGCAGCCACTGCACGTTGTTTTCTGGAATTAGTAAGACTGAACATCATTTCAGTGCAGCGTTTAAAACTGTCGGCCGATTTTTACCAACAGTTCCTTTCAAACAACCCACAGCCCATTCCGCCCTTCGACATTGCGATCGAGTCGAATTTCATGACTGAAACCCTGACCTCCGAACCAAGAAAAATTACCAGTTCGGAGTCTGAGCCTATCCCCAGTTTCGAGGGCACCAAAAAATTTGTTCACCTGCATGTGCATTCGCAATATTCCATTCTCGATGGTGCTGCCGACATAGCTTCGCTGGTAAGCAAAGCCAAAGAATGCGCCATGGATGCGTTGGCCCTTACCGACCATGGAAACATGTTTGGCGCCAAAGAGTTTCATGTGGCCTGTAAAAAAGCGGGTATCAAACCCATAATCGGGTGCGAGGCCTATCTTGTTGACGATATGTTGCAGAAAGACAAATCGAATTTTCATGTCATTTTGCTGGCTAAAAATGAAAAAGGATATCGCAATCTGCTAAAACTGGTTTCTCTGGCCAATACCCAGGGAATGTATTACAAACCCCGTATCGACAAGCCTTCGTTGCAAAAGCACAGCGAAGGACTCATTGTATCTTCGGCATGCCTGGGTGGCGAAGTGTCACGGATTCTTCTCAACCAGGGACCCGAAGCAGCCGAAAAAGCAATCTTATGGTACAAAGAAGTATTTGGTGAAGATTTCTATCTCGAAGTGCAGCGCCACCCGACAACCGATCCGCAACTGAAAGCAGAAATTGTCGATAACCAGAAATATGTGGCTGCCGAATACATCAAGCTGGCAAAGAAATACGAAATAGGGCTGATTGCCACCAACGATGTGCACTTTTTAAACGAAGAAGATGCAGCAGCCCATGATCTGTTGATCTGTCTGAATACCGGAAAAGATGTAGACGATCCAAACCGCATGCGGTATACCCGTCAGGAATGGTTTAAAACCACCGATGAAATGTATCCCCTCTGGGCCGACATGCCGCAAGTGTTGCTACGGACCCAGGAGCTTGCCCAAAAAGTTGAGTTCTATGAACTCGATGCCAACCCCATTATGCCCGAATTTCCGATACCGGAAGAATTTGGCACCATGGAAATCTATCGCCAGAAATACAGCGAGGCCGACCTTAAAACCGAGTTTGAACGATTTGATAAACTGGGGACTTACGAAGAGGTGTTGCGCATCAAACTCGAATCGGACTACCTCGCCCACCTTACCCGTATTGGTGCCAGTAACCGTTATGGCGATAGCCTTGAAGGCGCAAAAATGGAACGCATCGAGTTTGAACTGAACACTATCAAGCAGATGGGTTTTCCGGGCTACTTTCTCATTACCCAGGATTTTATTGCCGAAGCACGGAAAATGGGCGTACTGGTTGGTCCCGGAAGGGGTTCGGCTGCCGGGGCTGCAGTATCTTATTGCCTGGGCATTACCAACATCGATCCTATTCAGCATAATCTGCTTTTTGAGAGGTTTCTGAACCCGGATCGTATTTCTATGCCTGACGTGGACATCGACTTCGACGACGACGGCCGTCAGCTCGTACTCGATTATGTGACTGAAAAATATGGCCGCGACCGGGTGGCACACATATGCACCTTTGGGACCATGGCTGCTAAAATGGCTATTAAAGATGTGGCAAGGGTATTGAAACTTCCGCTCGACGAAGCCAACCGGATTACCAAAGAATTTCCGGAAAATGGAAAATTAAAAAGAGCCTACCAGAAAGTGCTCGAGCTGGAAAAGAAAAACGGCAGCCTGGAAAAAGCCATCGATCAGTTGCTGCTGACCCGGAAAAAAACCAGAAGTGATGAAAACAATGGTGATGCACTCACCCTCGATGTGCAGCTGTTTGTGGCCACCGAAATACAAAAAGCACGATCTACAAGAAACCAGATAGAACTTGAAACACTGGAATATGCCTGTACACTTGAAGGTTCGGTGAGGCAAACAGGAGTGCATCCTTGCGGGATCTTAATTGGCAAAGACCCGCTCGACAACCACATTCCTCTTATGCCTACCAAGGATGAAACCTTGCTTACTACGCAATATGATGGTCGCTTTGTTGAATCGATTGGTTTGCTAAAGATGGACTTTTTAGGGCTTAAAACCTTGTCGATTATTAAGGAAGCGCTTATCAATATTAAGCAATCGAAAGGTATCGACATCGACATCGACAAAATTCCAAGCGACGATGCCCTTACGTTTGATTTGTTTTCGAAGGGCGAGACCACGGCCATCTTTCAGTTCGAATCGCCCGGAATGAAAAAACACCTTCGGGCTCTCAAACCCAACCGTTTCGAGGACCTGGTTGCCATGAATGCTCTTTTCCGGCCAGGCCCCATGGAATACATCCCCGACTTTATCGACCGAAAACACGGACGGCAAAAAGTGGAATACGACCACCCACTGATGAAACAATACCTCGAAGAAAGTTATGGTATTACAGTATTTCAGGAACAGGTAATGTTGCTGGCCAGGGTACTTGGAGGATTTTCCCGCGGACAATCTGATACCTTGCGTAAAGCCATGGGTAAGAAAAACCTGGCTATGATGGAAGAGTTGAAACTTAAATTTGCCGAAGGATGTTTGCAAAACCCTGAATTTATGGAAGGATGCAAAGCCGAAAATAAAAATGCCACGGAACTCATCGATAAAATATGGAAAGACTGGGTAGCCTTTGCCAGTTATGCCTTTAACAAGTCGCATTCGGTATGCTATGCCTATATTGCTTATCAGACCGGATATTTGAAAGCGCACTTTCCTGCAGAATTTATGGCAGCTACCCTGAGCCGAAACCTTACTAACATTACCGAGGTATCGAAACTCATGGAAGAATGCCGCCGCATGGGGGCTCAGGTGTTAGTGCCTGATGTGAACGAAAGTAAGGCAGCCTTTGCTGTAAACCGCGAAGGCAACATACGCTTTGGCATGGCCGCCATTAAAGGCGTAGGAGAAGGTGCAGTGGAGAGCATAATTACCGAACGCGAAAAAAACGGACCCTTTCCCACTGTATTCGATTTTGTTACCCGTCTGAACCTTTCCACCGTAAACAAAAAAGCTCTTGAAAACATGGTGATGGCAGGTTGTTTCGATAGTTTTGAAGGAATCCGGCGGCATCAGTTCTTCCTGTCTGACGCAGAAGGCCAGACATTTATCGATCAGCTGGTAAAATATGGCAACCTGAAAAAAACCAACCAGAATTCCAATACCTTGTTTGGCAACGACAGCAGTTACCTCACAGCCCAGCGCCAACCAGCCATTCCAACAGGCGAAGAATGGCCACCACTCGAAAGGCTCAACCGCGAAAAAGAACTTATTGGCATTTACCTTTCGTCGCATCCGCTCGATGATTTCAAACTCGAAATTAAAAACTTTACACGCAACACCCTTGCCGATCTGCAAGACCTGCCCAAATTGTTCAACAAACAAGTGTCGGTAGCCGGACTGGTTATCGAAGTGAAACACCTGAGCACCAAAACAGGCCGTCCATATGGAGCTTTTACCGTCGAAGATTATTCCGATTCGCACCGATTTATGCTTTTCGGAAAGGATTACGAAAACCTCCGTAACTATCTTTTCATAGGCTATTCACTTCTTATTAAAGGCACAGTTCAGGAAAACCCCTGGAAAAAGGAAGTGCGTGAGCTGGAGTTTAAAATTCTTTCGATTAGTTTGCTGGCCAACGTGCGCGACGAAATGGTGAAAAGCCTTTCTCTTCGTATGCCACTGAGAGAACTCACCAGCCAAACCATTGCCCAGCTGCTGAAACAAACCGAACATAGCCGTGGTAAAGCTATTCTGAGTTTTAATATTTACGATGATGAAGATAAGACCGAAGTGGAAATGTTTTCGCGTAACACCATGGTGCAGGTGAGCAACGAATTGATCGAATTTCTCGAGAAAAACAACATTGAATATACCCTCGGCTAATTACTGACTAATCTGGTGCCGAATGGTTTCGGTTAGCACAATGGTTTATTGCTGATAATTTCGGAACACTTTGTATTCAACTTTGTTATTGAAATAGTATTTTTGTTCTTTCAAATCTAAATTTATTGTGAGATGGCATTAGAAATAACCGATTCGAATTTTGAAGAAATTGTATTAAAAGCTGATAAACCTGTAATAGTAGATTTTTGGGCAGAATGGTGCGGACCCTGCCGCATGGTAGGTCCGATAATCCACGAAATTGCCGAAGAATTTGAGGGCCAGGCTATTGTTGGGAAAGTTGATGTTGACTCTAACCCGGGTGTAGCAGCTAAATTTGGCATACGCAATATCCCTACCGTGCTATTTTTTAAAAATGGCGAGGTAAAAGACAAGCAGGTTGGAGCCAGTCCGAAAAGCACCTTTGTGAACAAACTGGAAGGTCTTTTATAGCACAATTTCGAAACTCTTTTTGCCGGTAGGTTTCTATGCATTCCTGCCGGCCTTTATTCCTAAAACCTGACTTTTAATGCTTTTAAAAGTTTTCAGAGAAAACCAGCCATTTACTATTCTTATACTTGTCTTGCTCATGCTGGTTACAGGGTTTATGGTAATCGCACATAAAAGCTATGTGCCTTTTGTACACAATCAGTCTTCTTATGCCTTGTTTTATCTTCTGCCAGGCTTACATACCCTCGACAATTACCCCGTAATTTCAACCGTACTCAACCTCTCCCTTCTGTTTATTTCCGGGTTTTACCTTACCCGCATCACTATACGATACCAATTGCTTGGCAGCAGAAGCTTGATGCCCCTTTTAATTTTCGTGGTGCTTAGCTTGCCTTTTTTTATTTCTTACAGAGGATTTTCGTATGTGCTTCTAAGTATTCCTGTTTTCTTGTTTACACTCGACAGCTTGTTCCGGGCTTCGGAACAAAAATCGTTGTCGTATGCTTTCT
It contains:
- the dnaE gene encoding DNA polymerase III subunit alpha, giving the protein MFLIFDTETTGLPRDYKAPLTDSDNWPRMVQIAWQLHDKTGALVEAKSYIVKPEGYQIPFQAAKVHGITTEKALRDGLELAWVLEEFNAILEKTEFVIGHNVEFDLSIVGAEFLRKNIVTPLHKLTSVDTKDESTDFCALPGGRGGKFKWPNLGELHQKLFDEGFDEAHNAMADVAATARCFLELVRLNIISVQRLKLSADFYQQFLSNNPQPIPPFDIAIESNFMTETLTSEPRKITSSESEPIPSFEGTKKFVHLHVHSQYSILDGAADIASLVSKAKECAMDALALTDHGNMFGAKEFHVACKKAGIKPIIGCEAYLVDDMLQKDKSNFHVILLAKNEKGYRNLLKLVSLANTQGMYYKPRIDKPSLQKHSEGLIVSSACLGGEVSRILLNQGPEAAEKAILWYKEVFGEDFYLEVQRHPTTDPQLKAEIVDNQKYVAAEYIKLAKKYEIGLIATNDVHFLNEEDAAAHDLLICLNTGKDVDDPNRMRYTRQEWFKTTDEMYPLWADMPQVLLRTQELAQKVEFYELDANPIMPEFPIPEEFGTMEIYRQKYSEADLKTEFERFDKLGTYEEVLRIKLESDYLAHLTRIGASNRYGDSLEGAKMERIEFELNTIKQMGFPGYFLITQDFIAEARKMGVLVGPGRGSAAGAAVSYCLGITNIDPIQHNLLFERFLNPDRISMPDVDIDFDDDGRQLVLDYVTEKYGRDRVAHICTFGTMAAKMAIKDVARVLKLPLDEANRITKEFPENGKLKRAYQKVLELEKKNGSLEKAIDQLLLTRKKTRSDENNGDALTLDVQLFVATEIQKARSTRNQIELETLEYACTLEGSVRQTGVHPCGILIGKDPLDNHIPLMPTKDETLLTTQYDGRFVESIGLLKMDFLGLKTLSIIKEALINIKQSKGIDIDIDKIPSDDALTFDLFSKGETTAIFQFESPGMKKHLRALKPNRFEDLVAMNALFRPGPMEYIPDFIDRKHGRQKVEYDHPLMKQYLEESYGITVFQEQVMLLARVLGGFSRGQSDTLRKAMGKKNLAMMEELKLKFAEGCLQNPEFMEGCKAENKNATELIDKIWKDWVAFASYAFNKSHSVCYAYIAYQTGYLKAHFPAEFMAATLSRNLTNITEVSKLMEECRRMGAQVLVPDVNESKAAFAVNREGNIRFGMAAIKGVGEGAVESIITEREKNGPFPTVFDFVTRLNLSTVNKKALENMVMAGCFDSFEGIRRHQFFLSDAEGQTFIDQLVKYGNLKKTNQNSNTLFGNDSSYLTAQRQPAIPTGEEWPPLERLNREKELIGIYLSSHPLDDFKLEIKNFTRNTLADLQDLPKLFNKQVSVAGLVIEVKHLSTKTGRPYGAFTVEDYSDSHRFMLFGKDYENLRNYLFIGYSLLIKGTVQENPWKKEVRELEFKILSISLLANVRDEMVKSLSLRMPLRELTSQTIAQLLKQTEHSRGKAILSFNIYDDEDKTEVEMFSRNTMVQVSNELIEFLEKNNIEYTLG
- the trxA gene encoding thioredoxin produces the protein MALEITDSNFEEIVLKADKPVIVDFWAEWCGPCRMVGPIIHEIAEEFEGQAIVGKVDVDSNPGVAAKFGIRNIPTVLFFKNGEVKDKQVGASPKSTFVNKLEGLL